A stretch of the Duncaniella dubosii genome encodes the following:
- a CDS encoding alpha/beta hydrolase, translating into MKLHSLRIILSAILISIALQAFTQSSEGWKPDILGDGYEIRHVSHPADYTGEVVSTIIRKLCPDVSIDSTRTHRGVLYVHGFNDYFFQAEMGDRFVEHGYDFYAVDLRRYGRSITTGERNFDVRSLSDYFPDIDSALVAMSRSGLSEIILMGHSTGGLTSAYFESRCHPKEIKALILNSPFLDWNLGWKERIIPAVCMLGKLFPNFKISQGISTAYAESLLKDYHGEWNYRTDWKFTQSPPVTAGWVRAITQAQKGLRNGKADIRIPILLLYSSRSVNGEEWTPEHNRADGVLDVNDIKKYGMQLGPDVICVRVEGGLHDLVLSSPEVREPLYRYIFNWLSRNGL; encoded by the coding sequence ATGAAACTACACTCTCTGCGCATAATCCTGAGCGCTATACTGATAAGCATAGCTCTGCAGGCATTCACACAATCATCCGAAGGCTGGAAACCTGACATCCTCGGCGACGGCTATGAAATACGCCATGTCAGCCATCCGGCCGACTATACAGGCGAGGTCGTCTCCACAATCATCCGCAAACTCTGTCCGGACGTATCGATTGACAGTACCCGCACTCACCGAGGAGTCCTCTACGTCCACGGGTTTAACGATTATTTCTTTCAGGCAGAAATGGGCGACCGTTTCGTTGAGCATGGTTATGACTTTTATGCCGTCGATCTCAGGCGCTACGGCCGCTCGATCACCACCGGCGAACGCAATTTCGATGTACGCAGCCTCAGCGACTATTTTCCCGACATAGATTCAGCCCTCGTCGCCATGAGCCGGAGTGGCCTTTCCGAAATAATACTTATGGGTCATTCGACCGGAGGACTGACCTCAGCTTATTTTGAAAGCCGATGTCATCCGAAGGAGATTAAAGCCCTTATCCTAAACAGCCCTTTCCTTGACTGGAATCTCGGCTGGAAGGAGAGAATCATACCTGCCGTATGTATGCTCGGAAAACTGTTCCCCAATTTTAAAATCAGTCAGGGAATATCGACAGCCTATGCCGAAAGTCTTCTCAAAGATTATCATGGAGAATGGAACTACCGCACTGACTGGAAATTCACCCAATCGCCTCCCGTAACCGCAGGATGGGTCCGGGCAATCACCCAAGCCCAGAAAGGACTTCGCAACGGCAAAGCCGACATCCGTATCCCTATTCTCCTGCTCTACTCGTCAAGAAGCGTAAACGGTGAGGAATGGACTCCTGAACATAACCGTGCGGATGGAGTGCTTGATGTAAATGACATCAAAAAATATGGCATGCAACTCGGGCCAGACGTCATATGCGTGCGCGTCGAGGGTGGCCTCCACGATCTCGTGCTTTCATCCCCCGAAGTGAGAGAACCTCTCTACCGCTACATCTTCAACTGGCTTTCACGAAACGGACTTTAA
- the tnpB gene encoding IS66 family insertion sequence element accessory protein TnpB (TnpB, as the term is used for proteins encoded by IS66 family insertion elements, is considered an accessory protein, since TnpC, encoded by a neighboring gene, is a DDE family transposase.): MWSLEADMRLWVCRQPVSMRYGIRGLAQMVWSWKGHSPASGDVYVFFSKDRKTMKALKWDGDGFLMYTKRLSRGRFREVLKKGDDGVRRLQWDDFYMLMRGLTPVKVMVENRFRMAVK; the protein is encoded by the coding sequence ATGTGGAGTCTTGAGGCGGATATGCGGCTCTGGGTATGCCGGCAGCCGGTATCGATGCGCTACGGCATCCGGGGTCTGGCCCAGATGGTGTGGTCGTGGAAGGGGCATTCTCCGGCATCGGGCGATGTGTATGTGTTTTTCTCAAAGGACCGCAAGACCATGAAGGCGTTGAAATGGGATGGCGACGGATTTTTGATGTACACAAAAAGACTGTCGCGAGGCCGTTTCCGGGAGGTGCTCAAAAAGGGCGATGACGGCGTGCGCAGGCTCCAATGGGACGATTTCTATATGCTGATGAGGGGCCTCACGCCTGTGAAGGTGATGGTCGAAAATCGCTTCAGAATGGCCGTAAAATAA
- the rprY gene encoding response regulator transcription factor RprY codes for MEERLRILLCEDDENLGMLLREYLQAKGFNADLFADGESGYKAFLKGKYDLCVLDVMMPKKDGFALAQEIRTVNSEVPIIFLTAKSIKEDILEGFKIGADDYITKPFSMEELVFRIEAILRRVKGKKGKEITMYKIGKFTFDTQKQVLLIDDKVTKLTTKESELLSLLCAHVNEILERNFALKTIWIDDNYFNARSMDVYITKLRKHLKDDPSIEIINIHGKGYKLIAPELESSN; via the coding sequence ATGGAAGAACGTTTGCGCATACTACTTTGCGAGGACGACGAGAACCTCGGCATGCTCCTTAGAGAATATCTTCAGGCCAAAGGGTTCAACGCCGATCTGTTCGCAGACGGGGAAAGCGGCTACAAAGCATTCCTCAAGGGGAAATATGACCTCTGCGTCCTCGACGTGATGATGCCCAAAAAGGACGGTTTCGCACTCGCTCAGGAAATAAGGACCGTAAACTCTGAAGTACCCATCATCTTCCTCACTGCAAAGTCAATCAAGGAAGACATCCTCGAAGGATTCAAGATCGGTGCGGACGACTATATCACCAAACCGTTCTCGATGGAGGAACTTGTGTTCCGTATCGAAGCCATCCTTCGCCGTGTCAAAGGCAAGAAAGGCAAAGAAATTACCATGTATAAGATTGGTAAATTCACTTTCGATACCCAGAAACAGGTGCTTCTCATCGATGACAAGGTAACAAAACTTACCACAAAGGAATCCGAACTCCTGAGCCTCCTGTGCGCACATGTCAACGAAATCCTCGAACGTAATTTCGCACTGAAGACAATCTGGATTGACGACAATTATTTCAATGCCCGTTCAATGGACGTCTACATCACCAAGCTCCGCAAGCACCTCAAAGATGACCCGTCTATCGAAATCATCAATATCCACGGCAAGGGCTATAAGCTGATCGCTCCCGAACTCGAATCGTCGAACTGA
- the ahpC gene encoding alkyl hydroperoxide reductase subunit C — protein MQTIINQEIPQFSVEAFVDGNFKKVTDADLKGKWSILFFYPADFTFVCPTELVDMADNYDKFKELGAEVYSVSTDSQFTHKAWHDASDSIKKVKFPMLADKTGVLSEYFGVLNSDDFMSYRGTFVINPEGKIKIAEIQDNGIGRNAEELLRKLEAAQFVAQHGDQVCPARWKPGKETLKPGIDLVGKI, from the coding sequence ATGCAGACAATCATTAATCAAGAAATTCCCCAGTTTTCAGTCGAAGCTTTTGTCGACGGAAATTTTAAAAAAGTGACCGATGCCGATCTCAAGGGCAAATGGTCCATTCTCTTCTTCTATCCGGCAGACTTCACATTTGTGTGTCCTACGGAATTGGTCGATATGGCCGACAATTATGATAAATTCAAGGAACTCGGTGCGGAGGTCTATAGCGTAAGCACCGACAGCCAGTTTACACATAAGGCATGGCATGATGCCAGCGATTCAATCAAAAAGGTAAAATTCCCGATGCTTGCCGATAAGACAGGTGTCCTTTCCGAATATTTCGGTGTGCTCAACTCGGATGACTTCATGTCTTACCGTGGCACGTTTGTCATCAATCCCGAAGGTAAGATCAAGATAGCCGAAATTCAGGATAATGGTATCGGCCGTAATGCCGAGGAGCTTCTCCGTAAGCTTGAAGCCGCGCAGTTCGTTGCCCAGCATGGCGATCAGGTCTGTCCGGCTCGTTGGAAACCGGGCAAGGAGACTCTTAAACCCGGCATTGATCTCGTTGGCAAAATCTGA
- a CDS encoding phage integrase SAM-like domain and Arm DNA-binding domain-containing protein — METILFFIKRKKLLKDGTASIFVRVTFGKLSAEVATGKSVLPSQWVATKGRAKGNTLKTKQVNAFLDQLDYTLHDLTLQIQREGKQVSAKEILNRYKNLNVPKIGILALYAEHNQEQKELVGISVALGTYKRHETSMKLFQEFLMFKYKAKDIPVNEVDVDMLKKYQHYLMTVRHNNNNTTVKYLRNLGKVLNMAVVKYNHPR; from the coding sequence ATGGAAACAATTTTATTTTTCATCAAAAGGAAAAAGCTTCTCAAAGATGGCACAGCATCCATCTTTGTAAGAGTAACATTCGGCAAACTCTCAGCCGAAGTTGCAACGGGTAAGAGTGTTCTGCCCTCCCAATGGGTGGCAACTAAAGGCAGAGCAAAAGGAAACACTCTTAAAACAAAGCAAGTCAATGCCTTTCTTGACCAACTGGACTATACCCTTCATGATTTGACACTCCAGATCCAAAGGGAGGGTAAGCAGGTAAGCGCAAAAGAGATTTTGAACAGATACAAGAACCTCAATGTGCCTAAGATTGGGATTTTGGCTCTATACGCCGAACATAATCAGGAGCAGAAAGAGCTTGTTGGAATATCTGTTGCCCTCGGAACATACAAGAGGCATGAAACATCAATGAAACTTTTTCAAGAGTTTCTTATGTTCAAGTACAAAGCCAAGGATATTCCTGTCAATGAGGTAGATGTTGATATGCTGAAAAAGTATCAGCACTATCTGATGACCGTAAGGCATAACAACAATAACACCACAGTCAAGTATCTCAGAAATCTCGGCAAGGTCCTCAATATGGCTGTAGTTAAGTACAACCATCCGCGATAG
- a CDS encoding sensor histidine kinase — translation MKKSTIWFLTIIMALTFIGLLYIQIMYMNNMKKMRDDQFAEGVKRSLYAVSTRLEQDETKHFLEEDMASMETQFYPRTNADGTVDMNYNFTTYDGTNYDLTLKGSNDKPKGNSSMREIMRGKYLYQKGLLDEVIFNIITQSSNRPISERADSAEVNSYLRSELDNNGLTLPFEFAVVNRVGGIVYRSGGYHPTLSDENSMFIQTLFPNDPKNKMYYLKVYFPTKSDYIFGSIRFMIPSFIFTFILLVTFLCTIILAFRQKKLTEMKNDFINNMTHEFKTPISTISLAAQMLNDGAVLKSPAMLSHISTVINDETKRLRFQVEKVLQMSMFERQKATLRLQHVDANVLIANITSTFKLKVEKYGGKIDAVLDAEESTVNVDEMHFTNVIFNLLDNAVKYRREDVPLKLTVSTRDINTHNNERIAITISDNGIGMKREDLKKIFEKFYRVSTGNRHDVKGFGLGLAYVKKMVGELGGEINVESELNVGTKFIITLPITKN, via the coding sequence ATGAAAAAGTCAACTATCTGGTTTCTGACCATCATAATGGCGCTTACTTTCATCGGATTGCTCTATATACAGATAATGTATATGAACAATATGAAGAAAATGCGTGACGACCAGTTTGCCGAGGGCGTGAAACGCTCCCTCTATGCTGTCAGCACCCGCCTTGAACAAGACGAGACCAAACATTTTCTTGAAGAAGACATGGCTTCGATGGAGACTCAGTTCTATCCGCGTACAAACGCCGACGGGACTGTCGATATGAACTATAACTTCACTACTTATGACGGGACTAACTATGACCTCACGCTTAAAGGAAGCAACGACAAACCCAAAGGCAACAGTTCGATGCGTGAGATCATGCGAGGAAAATACCTCTATCAGAAGGGACTGCTCGACGAAGTAATCTTCAACATCATCACACAGTCAAGCAACCGTCCGATAAGCGAACGCGCCGACTCGGCTGAAGTAAACAGCTATCTGCGTTCAGAACTCGACAACAACGGACTGACTCTTCCATTTGAATTCGCGGTGGTCAACCGTGTAGGAGGCATAGTCTATCGTTCGGGAGGCTATCATCCGACCCTGAGCGATGAAAACTCCATGTTCATACAGACCCTCTTCCCAAATGATCCGAAAAACAAGATGTATTACCTCAAGGTCTATTTTCCGACCAAGAGCGACTATATTTTCGGGTCGATACGATTCATGATTCCGTCGTTTATCTTCACGTTCATTCTGCTTGTGACATTCCTCTGCACGATTATCCTCGCTTTCAGGCAGAAGAAGCTCACCGAGATGAAAAACGACTTCATCAACAACATGACCCATGAGTTCAAGACTCCGATCTCAACCATATCACTGGCAGCACAGATGCTTAACGACGGCGCTGTGCTGAAATCGCCGGCCATGCTGTCACACATATCCACCGTGATCAACGACGAGACGAAACGTCTGCGTTTTCAAGTGGAAAAAGTGCTCCAGATGTCAATGTTCGAACGCCAGAAAGCGACACTGCGTCTGCAACATGTCGATGCAAACGTGCTAATTGCGAATATCACATCGACATTCAAACTCAAGGTAGAGAAATATGGCGGAAAAATAGACGCTGTACTTGACGCGGAGGAATCGACAGTCAATGTCGACGAGATGCACTTCACAAATGTGATTTTCAATCTTCTCGACAATGCGGTCAAATATCGGCGTGAAGATGTGCCCCTCAAGCTGACGGTCAGCACGCGCGACATAAACACACATAACAATGAACGCATAGCCATCACCATCAGTGACAATGGCATTGGCATGAAGCGCGAGGACCTGAAAAAAATATTCGAGAAATTCTATCGCGTATCCACCGGCAACCGCCACGATGTAAAAGGCTTCGGACTCGGACTTGCTTACGTCAAGAAAATGGTCGGAGAACTTGGCGGAGAAATCAACGTGGAAAGCGAACTCAATGTAGGAACAAAATTTATAATAACATTACCAATAACTAAAAACTAA